The Aphelocoma coerulescens isolate FSJ_1873_10779 chromosome 15, UR_Acoe_1.0, whole genome shotgun sequence genome segment cgggagggggaggaggagctggaggaggaggaggaggatgaggatggcgGCCCGGAGAGCGCCCTGGAGAAGAGCCCGTTCCAGCTGACGGCCACGGATGTCTACGACATCTCCTCCGTGGTGGGCCgggacctgctgcagctccgCGCCGGGCCGCAGCtgcccgccgcccgcgcccggCTGCAGTTCAGGATCGTCAGGgtgctggagatgctggaggCGCTGGTGAGCGAGAGCAGCGTGGCCGAGGAGCAGCTGCGGCGGGAGCGGGACAGCCTGCGgcgggagctggagcagctgcggGCGGCGGCCCGCGGGAGCGCCCCGCAGGTGGGTGCGGGACACGGCCGGGGCTCAGGGGACACGGGCCCCTTCCCCGGCACGGGCACACCACGCACGGGTCGCGGAGCGCACCCTGGACGACACTAGATGGGCCGGTGGATACTTGCGGTCTCTTTTGTGTCAGCAGAACGAGTCTCACAAAGTCACTTCCCGTCTTTGGCCATGAAAGCCTTGAAGCTCTTTCCTTCGGGGTGGTTACGGGTCGCGGTGCTGTGGATCCCTCGCTCCAGTTTCAGTGCAGTGACTGACCCGTTTTAGCTCAGgaacgggcagtgccagcaaaCACGCACAGAGTTCAGAGTACAAACCCACCGTGTTCAGCTCTTGCACAGCACCGGCCCCATAGAAACAACTTGCTGTATGAAAACACTGAGGCTTTGTTACCCCGTGTGAGGGGAATGGATGTCTTGATCATTACAAAGGTTTTACATTAGGGAAGGCGAGTTCAGATCTCACCTCTCTGACACGGAATTTTGGTGTGGCATTAGATGGCTCAGCCTCTCTCATCATCTAAGAAAAATCTGATAAAAGCATCTTCTTGACAACTAAACTGCAATCTCTTTGGGATAGACactttgcttttagctgtggtcAGAGCTTGTCACAATTGTGGCCTATACTTGACTGGGGAACACAGTCACCaagggaaatacaaaaatatgaaGAATGATAATTaactgcttggaaaaaaatcaggattgtGATTAACTCATACTAGTTCTAAAACCTCCATATTTATAAAATCTGGAGTTTTTACTCTCTGAGTGGTGAGTTTTTTGAGAGGTTACAAGATCCACCACTGTTTATTTTACAGCCCAGCCTTGGACCAGATCAAATGGTGATAGACCTCACAGACCCCAACCGGCCCCGGTTCACATTACAGGAGCTCCGAGATGTATTGCAAGAGAGGAACCAGCTGAAAGCTCAGCTTCTGGTGGTGCAAGAGGAGCTACAGTGCTATAAGAGGTAAAACTTGAAGTTAGCAGGGAACTAATAACTACTAATAACAATTACTTCCTATCTGGAAAGCTTATCAGATGAGAGTCTTGCAGGTTTGGGCCCCTAAGTCAGGATAGGCACTGTCCAGGCATGTAAGTGACCTCTGTACTCCCCAGAACATACAAGTGAGCAAAGAAAAATGGGGGAACAATGAAGTCTCTATGCAACATGATTTTAAAACTAAACCCCCTTTTCCTCTGCACAGTTCTCAGCCTGTTCCCATAACTGCCCCACTCAGCCTACGCACAGTTACTCCCACTCCACACCCAGGCTGGGTTGTCGTGCACAGGAATTCATCTGTGCAGTCACAGCAGTTGCACACACACTGTGTCTACAGCCACACTACATACCAAAGAGCACGGGGGGTTTCCAGCTCAGCTTTAgtcaaagtttccttcctcctgcagcGCGACGCTGGTTTATCTCCGGTCCATCACGCCCACGGGGGTATGGCACTGATCTAGAAACAGAATATGGAGCTCTTTCATCATTCATGATAAGATGTGGGGTTTTTAAGACCGCCAGCAGAGGGTTGTGTAAGGCCCTTGAACTGTGCAAAGCAAGTGATTTCAGAGAAGGGTTTGGTCTTTCTTGAAGGGAGAATCAATGTGAGCCAAAGGGTGGGATGTGGGAAGGGCCTTGATCTTGGTGCTACAAATTCATTCATCCCCAAGGCTCTCCTTCCTAACTTCTGCCCCCTCTCATCAGGTTGGATTATAATCTCTTTGGGTCAAGAAATTACTTCTTAATCTAGTCACAAAATGACTGAGCATATTAGATTTCAGTTGAGATATCTCAGCAGCACCTTTCTGGATACAGTGAGCCTGCCCTTTGCCTTGTCTGTAACAGGCAGGTTAAGCCAAGAAGTTACACTTAAATCCAAGAATGTACAAACTGCCTGACAGCACTTCCCCAGCTCAGCTGGATGCTTTGCTGTGTAGCAATGGAATGGCTTCTTGCTTTGATTTCCCAGCTGTTACACAGTTTAGTACAGGCCAAGTTAAAAATGTAACAGTGGGAATGCTTTCAGTTTTTGAGTGATTTGAGTCACAGTGCTGTGcaccaggagcagggcagggctgcttttcagggCAAGTAATTTGTGAGGTTATCTCCTCATACAGTGTAATAGCTTAAGCCAAAACCCATTTTCCCTCTAAACAGTCACATAAAATCCTGATTGTAATTGTAGTAAAGAGTAATTGTGTAGGAGAAGAGGATAAATATATGTTCTAAAATGCCTTGTACACATTGGAAATAAGCTCTGTATAGCAGAAGGTAACACACATCCTCACAGAGACTGGTGGTGTTTGGGGGCTGCATTTATCATTATGATTTCTGGGTAGAAGTTACCATGCAGATGTTAGAGCTTTGCAGTGTCACCCCACAGCTCATTGTCTCGTTTATCCAAGAGGAGGGTCTGCCTCGGAATTACTCCATGCCTGGTGTCACACCAGTTTTTAAGTgctctgtgtttttatttctgaatccAGTCGGGTGTTGCTTGGCTACTCTTAGCCTGCAGCTACTGCAGTCACAGGCTTTGATCCACTGAGCTCTCCAAATGAATGAGGTCAGCTCAGGACACGCTGTGAAAACACTGAGTGTGCAGGCTGGGAAAATCTAACCTGGTTCCAAGTGGGGAAAACACTCTTGGTCAAACTAAATCTGTTGGCTGGAGTAGGCGGTTACAACTTCTGGAGTGTAGAAACACTCAAGCAGGATAACAAAATCTAGTGCTGAGGCAAAGCCTTTCTTCTCTCCTCTGTAGGGTGGAAAGAGGAACAGGCACCTGCCTTGCAGGGGAGCTGGGAATCTCCCATCTGTTCCCAGCCTTGGTGGCTGCGCTGGAGGTACCACACATCTACCCCTGCAGAAATTCACCATTTGTGTCTGCACCCTCCTCTTATCCTTGGAGTTTTGCACAAATCCAAGTGTGATTACACTTCCCTTTCACCCCCATTATGATTTGCCATTTTTGCTCTGTGGAGTGTTCTCATTAAAGCATAACCCTGACACCATTACACTGCAGTATTTAGGGATAATAATTCATTATTTTCAGTTCACTACAAGGAAGAGGCTGGGCTGCCATGCCTGTCCTGTGAGCACTCATTCACCCATGTCCCAGCTGCCCATTGAGAGCTCTAACACCCATGCACTGTCACACTCTgcacaaacccaccaaaaataaacaaaaccatttCCTTTCTCAGTGGGATCATCTCACAGAAAAGAGACCAAACTGAAGAACTGGGAAAAGAAGCCAGTGGCAGCAGTACTGGCACCAGCAAGGAGAGTGAAGAGAAGACAATCATCAAACGGCTGTAAGTTCCTCTGCACATTTTGGGGCAGAATTTGTGAGACCATGGCACACTCCTTACACAGTgaatccagggctggatgctgaaTTTTAGCCTAATTGACTGGATATTGTTTTCTGCTCTCCCTGTAAAGTTAAAAACCTGATAAAGCAATCTCTTCCTGTGGAAAAAGCACTGCACAGGAAAACAACCTCCACCCAGGCAAGCAGGGAGTCACTTCTTTTCTAGGAAAAACAAGCATTTCTCAGCAAAGCAATTCAATACTTTACCCCCACACCCCCTGCCAGCTTCTCAGGGCTGTGCTATGGCAGCACCATGGCTGGCCCTGGAGGTTTGTTTACATTGTACACACAACCCATGAGCTTAAGCTGTGTCCCTAAAGTCCCCCAAAACAGCACATGGACAGGGCCAGCCCCCTGCAGGTTCCTTCTCTTCCAATTGTACATTATTGTTTCCTTTctgctattgatttttttttttttttaggttttcttttaaacatgGAAAATGAGCATCCTCAAGGACTTAACTGCTGCTCTTGAGAATGGCACTGATGAGCCTTGAAGGCGTTGGGAAAGACAATGATTGGAAGAAGCAGCATCACTCCTACTGTAGAGAATGAGCAATCTCATTAAAATCATGTTGTATAATATTCTTTCAGAATAGATTTTACTCTTTCAGAAACTGTTAAAAGAGACTTTTTGTATTTCTTACTGTCAGACATTACCCACATATAGAAAATAAAACGTTTGTACAAAGGTGGGTTTTATTCTTATTAACAGAGCCTGTGATGATCTGTACCACAACATACTTATCCTGTCCAGCTATCAAAACAACTCAGCCCAAATGACTTTGCAAGATAAAGACATATTTAAGAGAGACATGCAATTCACAAGTGGCTGTTTGGGGGTGAGGTGAACAGTGGAGAAAGgcacagcaaaggaagaaaagctgctgcatcAGGCTCTGCCCACATGAAGGGCTGAGGTGCAGGCAGTGCTCAGACTGGAACAGATGCACCAAACATTTCATTTCTGACAGCCAAAGGTCTCCTGTGGTAGGCAGTTGTGTTTTGCATAAGCTCTGTTCTTTCAATCACCTGCCACAAGCTGTGTATTGGCCCCAGTAATGAGATTTAGCACCACTGGAAGCATATAGGGCAAACAGAGGAGTGGGAAAACAAGCTTGAAAGACACCAATTAGGTTCTCCATTTAGAAAGGTAGAATATCCAGAGCAGAAAAGTCTGAACAGACATAAAAGAAGCAGTGACAGGTATCAAACTGTGATCTTACTCTCTTCAGAACTGAAAGCCGGCTCTGAAGTCTTGATTCCCTCTCCTACACTGGCAGCATGAAAAATATAGGACACTTCACACATCTGCTCAGCTGCACAACGTGAATGTGGCTCAGCAGAAGGCAGAGCTCGGGAACAACTGTGTGTTAGCAAGGCAACAGCACAGATGGCTGACCTGAGCCAGCTGGTTTCGCCAGGGCACACAACTACTGAAGTCCTTCTACCATCTTCAAAATATCAATAAGCCTTGGCTATGCCCTCATTATTATTTTCTGGAGCAtggcagcagggaaggcagTTCTTGCATTGCCTGAGCAGAGGCTTTGTgcacagaaaaaattaaatcacaaTCAACAAGAGCCAGGATGCACCTCTGAGCTGAAGAGAGATCTTTACATGGGATCTGAACTCCATCCTCTTCCATGGTTTATCCAGGGATGTATTTTCCAAtctcctttaaaaaaagcagTTCAGCTCCCAACCCAAAGGCATCTTACCCTGTGACACCTTGTTAGAAGATGAAGCCTTCCTGTGAGGCACAGAGATAAACATCCAAATGACATGTTCCTGTGAGAAGTATATTGAGATAGATCTATAGATGTCTCTACATATATGTGTTCCTAGAAAAGTAAAGGATACATATGCAGTGCAACATGAGCTTTATTTCCATCCTCCAACGCAGTGCTACTCAATTACCAGTTAAGCTTTCAGAGAAGACATTTTATGTAAAACAGGGAGATCTTTCCCTTTCTTGTTTACAAAAGTGATGCTGGAGTACAGAGGTTTTAAGCTATTCAACCTGATAGAGAACAAGTAaatgtttaaataaaacaaacaaaaaaaatttccaatTCTGACTTAGGGGAAGTGCTCTAGTTTAACAGGACACTGTACACATTGCTGAGGTCTCCATTACTGAGACCAGAGAAAAGTCAGTGCCAACTCGGACAAGTTGGCCAACGAGGCTTACCTGAAACTCAGTACATGTAATGTAACAGGCCTCCAGTTAATTCTTCAGAAATGGGAAAATACCCAGGCTTGCTCTGATGAGTTTGCCTTGTGTGAAGCAGTGAATAATATAAAGCATTTAGTAGCTAATGATTTTCACAGCTTTCTTTCAAAATGCTCATGAACTGCAATGGAGACAGGTAGTATAGCAGCCACTTCATcaataataaatatattcttTATTTTACAGAGACATTGTCTTcaagtttttaatttaaaaaatacatcacTAAGCCACCTCTCTTGCTGCTGGAGCACACAACCAGGATGTTGTTGCTATCTGACCTATCACATAGGCAAGCATAAGATTGTCTGGAGGGCATTCAGCTGGAACAGCAGCGGCCTTCAAGACATGAGGAATAGAAGACATTAACAGAGCCACAGATCCCTTGCTGACATCTTCCAGCAGCAAGCGTGGCTGATGGCTCACAGCCATTTTCATCTATACACATGCCAAGCCTGCCTTGGCAAAAATTCCAACTGGTAAGAATTCATCTTTAACATAAAGGACCTGCATTGTATTGCCTGCCTATATCCCAGATTTGGCTCTCCAACAGTAACGTTCCGAACATCCACGAGATGCCAAGCACTCAACTCCCAGGTGAGACAGTGGGACCAGACTGTGCTGGACAGACCTACAGGACAGGCAATACGGAATCTACTTTCTTCACTGCATGAACTCCATCACTACAGTTTGAAGCTGCATATGAAGATGACTCCTATTTTTGGAACCACTATGCTCTACTTCAAGCATTCACAGTAAATAAATAGCTTCTGATGTGGCTAATTAGAATAAGAAGGTAATATAAAAATTTTTGGAGAGAGCTTTTACTTCTTtaaaatcctctgggagacaACTCCAAGAATTGGCCATCAACTATAAAAAGGTACCTTCTCAAAGTTTAGAAAATAAGTAAATGTCAAACATTGATTCTCATTGTGAAGTTCTATCTTCACATCTGTAATCAGTATCAACCCAGTCTATCAAAATCCATCCTCATTTGGCTGGGAGTCATTTCTCCAAAGAAAGCAGCCAATCTGAccatccttttttcccccctcagtgCCAGTGCATTTGGAGTCCATTGCCAACAGAATGTATGACACTGGAAAAACTGGATTCCTACCACAAATTATTTGAGAATGACAGTAGCATCCATCTCAGAGAAGCCTGTCAGCAGTGGGCTGTGAAAAGCAGTCTGACAGGCAGTCAAGCCACCGGATGACCAAGTCAGAGTACAGCAGTACTTCTGTCATAAAGCCAAGTTCAGCACCCCAAAGTGGAGCGTGAGATTTCCTTGCAAAAGCAGAAGCACAACCCCAGTGATTAAGTTTCTGTGCAAGTCTTTCACTGCTCAAGTGGCACTGGTCACTATGCAGAAGCATTCAAATTTTAAGGAGGGTTTTCCTTTTATGATACAAAAGTTTTGGCAATCTAAGATCAATTATTCAAGCCTGCCTGGAAAACTGTAATAGGTATTTAAATactgcaaagcaaaaaggcaGTTTTTAAGGAGCTTGGAAGACCATAAGCAGTCCACTAAGAAAGCTGAGGGGAGTGagggcaggaaaagaaaaattcactGACTCCTTGTAGAACACTCAgtccaaaaataaaaaccccaaaacaaggaAGATGAATTAGTGTTTCAGCCATGGGTGAGCTTCAATGGAAGCTTTGCTTCTGTCTCCATAGTCGTACAAGAGTTCTTCACCTGCCTTAATGTCCCTGGAAGCTATGAGGATGAGATGAGGCACACCATCGATGTCATGGAGCTTGGTCTGACAATTGCCACACTTGCTGTGATTAATGAGCCTTCCCAGACGATTCGTTTCTTTCGTAGCATCGACACTGAAAGAGCAAGAACAGAACACGGGATTGGGCCTGGGACAGGGGCACGTTTGTGGACAAAGCCCAAAGTGCAAATCAGATCAAGAATGAGGAAACCACACGAGGCTTGAAAAATTAAGGAGAAACAGAACATTATTATGTTACATTACAGAACAACCATGACTACACAGACAGCCATAATATGGCAAGGCagggaaactgaaacaactCTGAGATTTTTAAGTTAGCACAAAACccagaaactgaaatatttggACTGTTTGAGCTGCCTCTGTCCAGGAACAGCCGAGTCCAGATGTGAAACAAATTATAAAGCTTGGACTGAAGTGGGTGTCAGAGACTGGAGAAACAAGGACACCCAGTCACAtctgaaataaatgtttctcTTCCAGGGAGTTTGTCCATCCTGCTTTTCAAACCAACTCCTCACAACTCAGATAAAGGAGTTCATTTTACAAGACAATAAATTCAGGCAGAAGACCACAGCAGACCTACAAGCCTCATCCAAGCAGATGCAACTCTCCACATATCTTGTTCTGTGCTTCAGAGAACAGGGCTTTGAGTCACCTACCATTCCTGATAGCCCAGGACACTCTTGGACCATGGACCATGCTCTGAAAGATTTCATAATTCAGAGTTTCCATTAAAATCAAAGTTTGCATGAAAACAAGAAATGAATTAGCAGTATTCAAAGCCTCTATCAATGGAAACTTGAGCTTACCAGTAGGTTTTGCTGAGGTACTGGAAGTAGTACATGTAGCAGCCTGTGGATGGGTCTTGAGCATACACAGCCTCTCGTTTCTTGGCATCAGTGATCTCGATGAGATCCCCATGATACTCAACCACAAATTCTCCTCGATTAAAATGTTTAGTAGCAATTACTCCTCTCCCTTTGCCATCGATGTAATCAATCTGTTGAGTTGAAAAGGAAATACTTTCTCATTTCCCAGCTGATTTACATCATTGCAGATACGGTGATTACTAGGAAATgatttgtcattaaaaaaatgctgcaaaagGAAATTTGTGTGTATTGCAGACAAAACTGCAGAAGCACAATGCATGGCATTGTGGAAGAAATGCAGGATGAGTTTGGGACACACCCTGAGTTACTGggtagttggacacagtcttcCAATCAAAAAACTTAAGAGTACATTTCTGTAAAGACTTTAAAGCCCCCTCAATATTTATGACTGAGGCCGCACGTACACATTCTTCAGAGACCAATATTGCTCATTCAAAAGGAAAGACAGAGTGTTCCAGTTGTCCTGAATTTTCATCAGAGAATTGCAGGGTTCTGAGACTGAGTTCTGCTACTCTGTTTAAATAGATTAACATCAAGATACTGTATAATAACAGGACATGGCTACTTAGGTTGGCATTATAGTTACCTTCATTCCTTCTTCTTTCCCACTTGTAATCAGCTCAtctattttcctcctttcctcagTCTGCAGAATAAacaagaacaaacaaaaccacaatatTGTTTGTTACTTTATTCTAGAGCTGGAAGGAAATTACCAGCCAGTGATACTCATTGTTCCAGACCATCTCATATTTCCAGCAGACTGAATGGCAGAAAGACAGATTTCTGCCCCCCAAAATAGCTAAGCAGCTAGATTCTGTTCTAAACTGGACCAGCATTTCCAAATTTTAAGCATGTTCTTAACATTACTTCAAGTGCACAACATTATTTGCATTTGGAATGGAAATCATTTACAGACAGTTACATACTTCCCCAAATCTTCAGCTAACCAGACACATAATAAGTAAATGTCATTTTCACAAGAAGCACTACCTCCAATTCAGATTTGCTCTTCCTGGAACTTCTTCTAACTGGGTAATAATCTGTCACTTTTCGGTTTGGTGTTCTTCCTTGCGTTCTAAGGggtaagaaaaagagaacacacacacatttcaaaCTATTTGTTAAGTTACACCTCTAGAGAAAAGGTATGTGcaagaaatttttatttcagcttggTAAGTTGAAAGGTGATCAATACAAATCAGTGGTTTTTATCAGTACTCTTAGCTTCAAGCCACAGCTACATCCCCTTTCTTCCCCACACTATTTCCATTACTCCAGTACTGACTCTTGAACAATAAAAGTGAGATGTCATTGGAAATCAACTGAAGGTCACATTACAAGTCTGGGGCCCCCTGCGTGCCTTGCCAGAAGGCACTCAAAAATTTAGGTCACGAAAACTGCTTGGCAAGGAATTCATTAATGTTAGGTCACATTACTCTGATATCATGAGAAAGGGTATCAGCTCAGCCAGGAAGCCTCCAACTGTTCTGTTTCTGACAAGACACATTCCCATTTATCCACAGGAAAGTAGGTCTTAATGgctcattaatttcttttttccatagGTGATCAGCAAATACTTCACTTGTGACAGAACATACTAACCTTGCTTTCAGGACAAACAAGTCCTCTGCAAAGTAGATACTTCAAtgcagttttggggcttttaaaATGTGATATTTTTGAGAAAACAAAGAGCTGTCCTTTCACAATCCCACAAGTCACTTACTTTTTCCTTGGTCCTCGTTTTGCTTTAACCATCTTCTTCTGAGCTGGCTTTGCATTGGCCTCCTCAGCACAGTCTGCAGGCAGGGGAGTCTTCTGGGTTTCCACAgtttcttgcttttgatcagAGGAGGGCACTGAAGGATTGCACCCACCTTC includes the following:
- the RILPL2 gene encoding RILP-like protein 2, with product MERGREGEEELEEEEEDEDGGPESALEKSPFQLTATDVYDISSVVGRDLLQLRAGPQLPAARARLQFRIVRVLEMLEALVSESSVAEEQLRRERDSLRRELEQLRAAARGSAPQPSLGPDQMVIDLTDPNRPRFTLQELRDVLQERNQLKAQLLVVQEELQCYKSGIISQKRDQTEELGKEASGSSTGTSKESEEKTIIKRLFSFKHGK
- the KMT5A gene encoding N-lysine methyltransferase KMT5A isoform X2, with protein sequence MAPCANQMPESDDGQAVKPMRLPRVARRLPAGRLAAAGTPRGQSGPPGAGAPGRGAAAAAAMAGGKNMPKTRAGGVEKASPESAERKGPGRPRAGGENVFTGQSKIYSYLNPNKAPGARPPLQEENSVMYHEVKCQGKTLKETYRKGAGKKNGGKTVEGAVKTEDQKDKEGGCNPSVPSSDQKQETVETQKTPLPADCAEEANAKPAQKKMVKAKRGPRKKTQGRTPNRKVTDYYPVRRSSRKSKSELETEERRKIDELITSGKEEGMKIDYIDGKGRGVIATKHFNRGEFVVEYHGDLIEITDAKKREAVYAQDPSTGCYMYYFQYLSKTYCVDATKETNRLGRLINHSKCGNCQTKLHDIDGVPHLILIASRDIKISAIPPWA
- the KMT5A gene encoding N-lysine methyltransferase KMT5A isoform X1 encodes the protein MAPCANQMPESDDGQAVKPMRLPRVARRLPAGRLAAAGTPRGQSGPPGAGAPGRGAAAAAAMAGGKNMPKTRAGGVEKASPESAERKGPGRPRAGGENVFTGQSKIYSYLNPNKAPGARPPLQEENSVMYHEVKCQGKTLKETYRKGAGKKNGGKTVEGAVKTEDQKDKEGGCNPSVPSSDQKQETVETQKTPLPADCAEEANAKPAQKKMVKAKRGPRKKTQGRTPNRKVTDYYPVRRSSRKSKSELETEERRKIDELITSGKEEGMKIDYIDGKGRGVIATKHFNRGEFVVEYHGDLIEITDAKKREAVYAQDPSTGCYMYYFQYLSKTYCVDATKETNRLGRLINHSKCGNCQTKLHDIDGVPHLILIASRDIKAGEELLYDYGDRSKASIEAHPWLKH